The Corynebacterium simulans genome contains a region encoding:
- the rfbB gene encoding dTDP-glucose 4,6-dehydratase has translation MLVTGGAGFIGANFVRLVAATRPEVSITVLDKLTYAGNRANLEGVECRLVVGDIADAALVDELVAQSDIVVHFAAESHNDNSLQDPSPFIQTNVVGTFTLLEACRKHDVRFHHVSTDEVFGDLEIGAATKFTETTPYAPSSPYSASKASSDHLVRAWTRSFGLRATISNCSNNYGPFQHVEKFIPRQITNLLDGQPAKLYGTGEQVRDWIHVDDHNSAVLTILDHGEIGETYNIGADQKDINNKEVIELICEIMGATNAAGGALYEHVADRPGHDQRYAMDASKLRRELGWQPHYTDFREGLTQTIQWYRDNEKWWRPDKGDVEKHYAQRGH, from the coding sequence ATGCTAGTTACTGGCGGCGCCGGATTCATCGGCGCCAACTTCGTCCGCTTGGTCGCTGCCACGCGCCCAGAAGTCTCCATCACGGTGCTGGACAAACTCACCTACGCGGGTAACCGAGCGAACCTCGAAGGCGTAGAGTGCCGCTTGGTTGTCGGCGATATTGCCGATGCCGCGCTGGTGGATGAACTGGTGGCGCAAAGCGACATCGTGGTGCACTTCGCAGCCGAGTCCCACAACGATAATTCGCTGCAGGATCCCTCCCCGTTCATCCAGACCAACGTCGTAGGTACTTTCACCTTGTTGGAAGCCTGCCGCAAGCACGATGTGCGTTTCCACCACGTCTCTACCGACGAGGTCTTCGGTGACCTCGAAATCGGTGCCGCTACCAAATTCACCGAAACCACCCCTTATGCGCCTTCCTCGCCGTACTCCGCGTCGAAAGCCAGCTCCGATCACTTGGTGCGCGCCTGGACGCGCAGCTTTGGGTTACGGGCAACCATCTCGAATTGCTCCAACAACTACGGCCCTTTCCAGCACGTAGAAAAGTTCATCCCGCGCCAAATCACCAACCTGTTAGACGGCCAGCCGGCCAAGCTATATGGAACGGGTGAGCAGGTCCGTGACTGGATTCACGTCGACGATCACAACAGCGCGGTCCTCACCATCCTCGATCACGGCGAAATCGGCGAGACCTACAACATCGGCGCTGACCAGAAAGACATCAATAACAAGGAGGTCATCGAGCTCATCTGCGAGATCATGGGGGCTACCAACGCTGCAGGCGGCGCGCTCTACGAGCACGTGGCTGACCGCCCCGGCCACGATCAGCGCTACGCCATGGACGCTTCCAAGCTCCGCCGCGAGCTGGGCTGGCAGCCGCACTACACTGACTTCCGCGAAGGGCTGACGCAGACCATCCAGTGGTACCGCGACAATGAGAAGTGGTGGCGCCCGGATAAAGGCGACGTCGAGAAGCATTACGCCCAGCGCGGCCACTAG
- a CDS encoding M1 family metallopeptidase, with the protein MKLLSTALSHIASTAGQLSEQRDSYTGVAFNLGYEVTHYDLDLTYRVEPNLLQGEAVLHIRVLDGVDKLTLDLGGAMVARRITAKGAPRVAKFRQSVGKLRLIFADTIAAGTEFELHIRYGGSPRPIRTPWGELGWEETESGSLVASQPNGAPSWFPCDDTPSEKTTFDIKITADNPFRVISNGKLVSRKSASGSMTCWHYRTEHPTATYLVTVQVGEFSEVRLGDDVRAWVPPALKMPVQVVFAQQQEMLDFFSSCFGAYPFDEYQVVITEDELEIPLEAQGLSIFGSNHVSPTFERLIAHELSHQWFGNAVGLSEWKDIWLNEGFACYCEWLWMEHAHGRAVHESARSHYNVLARKAQDVILADPGTQDMFDDRVYKRGALTVHAVRVLLGDAAFFDAVRSYLAEGRHGVVTPEDLLSKLRERAEDTAALDGLLEQWLEQEQLPHFPA; encoded by the coding sequence ATGAAGCTGCTTTCCACCGCCCTTTCGCATATCGCATCCACCGCCGGTCAATTATCTGAACAGCGCGATAGCTACACAGGTGTCGCGTTCAACTTAGGCTATGAGGTCACCCATTATGACCTGGACCTTACCTACCGCGTTGAGCCCAACCTTTTGCAAGGTGAAGCGGTGCTGCATATCCGGGTGCTAGACGGCGTCGACAAGCTCACGCTCGATCTCGGCGGCGCCATGGTAGCCCGCCGCATCACCGCCAAGGGCGCACCGCGGGTGGCGAAATTCCGCCAGTCCGTGGGCAAGCTGCGCCTGATTTTCGCGGATACCATCGCAGCTGGAACCGAGTTCGAGCTACACATCCGCTACGGCGGCTCCCCACGCCCCATCCGCACCCCGTGGGGCGAACTCGGCTGGGAGGAAACCGAATCCGGCTCTCTAGTAGCTAGCCAGCCCAACGGTGCCCCGAGCTGGTTCCCATGCGACGATACCCCGAGCGAGAAGACCACCTTTGACATCAAGATCACCGCAGATAATCCGTTCCGCGTGATTTCGAATGGAAAGCTGGTTTCCCGCAAATCCGCCAGCGGTTCGATGACGTGCTGGCATTACCGCACCGAGCACCCCACGGCTACTTACCTGGTTACGGTTCAGGTAGGCGAGTTTAGCGAGGTCAGGCTTGGCGACGACGTGCGCGCCTGGGTTCCGCCAGCACTCAAGATGCCTGTCCAAGTGGTCTTTGCCCAGCAGCAGGAGATGCTGGACTTCTTCTCTTCCTGCTTCGGCGCCTATCCGTTTGACGAATATCAGGTTGTCATCACCGAGGACGAGCTGGAAATCCCGCTGGAAGCCCAGGGCCTTTCGATTTTCGGCTCCAACCATGTCTCGCCTACCTTCGAGCGTCTCATCGCTCACGAGCTTTCCCACCAGTGGTTTGGCAATGCGGTAGGCCTTAGCGAGTGGAAGGATATTTGGCTCAACGAGGGTTTTGCCTGCTACTGCGAGTGGTTGTGGATGGAGCACGCGCATGGCCGGGCGGTGCATGAATCTGCGCGTTCGCACTACAACGTGCTCGCTCGCAAGGCGCAGGATGTGATACTGGCAGATCCGGGCACTCAAGACATGTTCGATGATCGCGTGTATAAACGCGGCGCGCTCACGGTACATGCGGTACGCGTACTGCTTGGCGACGCCGCCTTTTTCGACGCCGTGCGCTCCTACCTGGCAGAAGGCCGCCACGGCGTGGTTACGCCGGAAGACCTGCTTTCGAAGCTGCGCGAGCGCGCGGAAGATACGGCCGCGCTCGATGGCCTGCTGGAGCAGTGGCTGGAACAAGAACAATTGCCGCACTTCCCGGCTTAA
- a CDS encoding HNH endonuclease signature motif containing protein, with amino-acid sequence MQDKHEAIISTVNEIATSLTELRELMKEPADLYFGRLHPAFEHLENAMGKKTTIDAAFAFLAARDDAGRTVGSSKPEDYLTARLGLTYPEAQARIKTGQSLFAPLSEEAAADAPASAHPSATGSDSETAEQKREDATRERARREREAAEKRRRQMLEEEAAHARTIALIEQELEHLTEGALPGRQELSQHALEKSREMSHTALRAWLREAIRAANKSVSDADAVIKKRRLRISQPDADGGVFISGYVDAATAAMLKAAFAPARHQGGPNLPAEEDSRTYSQRMADQLSAIVHSYLESHQHGTGGVGSLLITTTLNELEEMDSSTRFATNAGVELSPLDLLRIGAASHDFIGVVDDKKFPLELGRCKRSASLYQKIALAASELVCTHPGCDRPWVECDVHHLHAWAAGGATDLKNLTLLCRRHHADNNDRRDGFRNMGHAERDPITRRVGYRPAGSERIHFNDSPAAHKAPAHKLSA; translated from the coding sequence ATGCAAGACAAACACGAAGCGATTATCTCCACAGTCAACGAAATTGCCACATCGCTAACAGAACTGCGGGAACTTATGAAAGAACCCGCAGACCTCTACTTCGGCCGTTTGCATCCTGCTTTCGAGCACCTCGAGAACGCAATGGGAAAGAAGACCACCATCGATGCCGCCTTTGCCTTCCTTGCTGCCCGAGATGACGCTGGCCGTACAGTCGGCTCCAGCAAGCCGGAAGACTATCTCACCGCACGTTTGGGCCTGACCTATCCGGAGGCACAGGCGCGCATAAAGACCGGGCAATCGCTCTTTGCCCCGCTTTCGGAGGAAGCGGCCGCAGATGCGCCAGCTTCTGCCCATCCAAGCGCGACGGGCAGTGACAGCGAAACGGCAGAACAAAAGCGTGAGGACGCCACCCGTGAACGCGCCCGTCGGGAGCGGGAAGCCGCAGAAAAGCGCCGCCGGCAAATGCTTGAAGAAGAAGCCGCACACGCGCGCACTATCGCACTCATCGAACAGGAACTTGAGCACCTCACGGAGGGCGCGCTCCCTGGCCGGCAAGAGCTTAGCCAGCACGCTTTGGAGAAGTCTCGGGAGATGTCACATACAGCGCTCCGAGCCTGGCTGCGCGAGGCCATTCGTGCAGCAAACAAATCAGTCTCCGATGCAGACGCAGTCATTAAAAAGCGTCGCTTGCGCATCTCCCAGCCAGATGCTGATGGTGGCGTCTTCATCAGTGGATACGTCGATGCCGCCACGGCAGCAATGCTAAAAGCCGCATTTGCCCCAGCTCGCCATCAGGGAGGGCCAAATCTTCCGGCAGAGGAAGATTCCCGCACATACTCCCAAAGAATGGCAGACCAGCTTTCTGCCATTGTCCACAGCTATCTCGAATCTCATCAGCACGGCACTGGTGGTGTGGGTTCCTTGCTTATCACCACCACGCTGAACGAGTTGGAAGAGATGGATTCTTCCACCCGGTTCGCCACCAACGCTGGCGTGGAGCTCTCCCCGCTGGACCTACTACGTATTGGAGCGGCATCACACGATTTCATCGGTGTGGTTGATGATAAGAAATTCCCGCTGGAATTGGGCCGCTGCAAGCGCAGCGCAAGCCTTTATCAAAAGATAGCCTTAGCGGCCTCTGAGTTGGTATGCACCCATCCCGGCTGTGACCGCCCTTGGGTCGAATGCGATGTCCACCACCTCCATGCGTGGGCAGCAGGTGGAGCAACGGATCTCAAGAACTTAACGCTCCTCTGCAGAAGACATCATGCGGATAACAATGACCGACGTGACGGTTTCCGCAACATGGGGCATGCAGAGCGAGACCCAATAACTCGAAGAGTTGGTTATCGTCCGGCAGGGTCGGAAAGGATCCATTTCAACGACAGCCCAGCTGCACATAAAGCCCCGGCCCACAAACTCAGCGCCTAA
- a CDS encoding MBL fold metallo-hydrolase, giving the protein MQIDKAVTKGKFRLDGGEWDVDNNVYVVGDASGVYVVDPSHDLDAVAELVGDRSVKGILLTHAHNDHCDLAPAAAERFGAEVYLHPDDQMLWEESNGGAAFHPLEDNQQFQVSGEDITVFHTPGHSPGCVVLHLPSEGVLLSGDTLFNGGPGATGRKYSDFDVIIESLRNVVFNLPAETRVLPGHGDETTVGAEAARIDEYVARGY; this is encoded by the coding sequence ATGCAGATCGACAAGGCTGTAACCAAAGGCAAGTTCCGCCTAGACGGCGGCGAGTGGGACGTGGACAATAACGTCTACGTCGTAGGCGATGCTTCGGGTGTGTACGTCGTGGACCCCTCCCACGACTTGGATGCGGTGGCCGAGCTCGTGGGCGATCGTTCGGTCAAGGGCATCCTGCTCACCCACGCGCACAACGATCACTGTGACTTGGCGCCGGCGGCCGCCGAGCGCTTTGGCGCCGAAGTCTACCTCCACCCAGATGACCAGATGCTGTGGGAAGAATCCAACGGCGGCGCCGCGTTCCACCCGCTGGAGGATAACCAGCAGTTCCAGGTCAGCGGCGAAGACATCACCGTCTTCCATACGCCGGGCCACTCGCCGGGCTGCGTGGTGCTTCACCTGCCGAGCGAGGGCGTGCTGCTTTCCGGCGATACGCTTTTCAACGGCGGCCCTGGTGCCACCGGCCGCAAGTACTCCGACTTTGACGTCATCATCGAATCCCTGCGTAACGTGGTCTTCAACCTGCCCGCCGAGACCCGCGTGCTGCCGGGCCACGGCGATGAGACCACCGTGGGCGCAGAGGCCGCGCGCATCGACGAATACGTCGCCCGCGGCTACTAA
- a CDS encoding S-(hydroxymethyl)mycothiol dehydrogenase translates to MSNNTVKAVIARSKGAPVETVNIVIPEPGANDVIVKVQACGVCHTDLAYRDGDIEDAFPFLLGHEAAGVVERVGSAVTHVAEGDFVILNWRAVCGECRACKKGEPKYCFNTHNASAKMYLAEDDKDAGAELTPALGIGSFAEKTLVHEGQCTKVDPEEDPAAAGLLGCGIMAGLGAAVNTAEIQLGESVSVFGCGGVGTAAIAGAKLAGAAKIIAVDIDEAKLETAREFGATDVVNSKDMSEDEVIEAVRQLTGGFGTDVSIDAVGIQPTWRQAFYSRDHAGRMVMVGVPNLTDHVDIPAIDLYGRGGSIKPAWYGDCLPERDFPAYVALHRNGQFPLDKFVSERISLDEVEDSFATMKSGKVLRSVVEFA, encoded by the coding sequence ATGAGCAACAACACTGTTAAAGCCGTAATTGCCCGCTCCAAGGGAGCACCGGTCGAGACCGTCAACATCGTGATCCCTGAGCCAGGCGCAAACGACGTCATCGTCAAGGTGCAGGCCTGCGGAGTCTGCCACACGGACCTGGCTTATCGCGATGGCGATATCGAGGACGCCTTCCCATTTCTGCTTGGCCATGAGGCCGCGGGCGTCGTCGAGCGCGTAGGCTCCGCCGTTACCCACGTTGCCGAGGGCGACTTCGTCATCCTTAACTGGCGCGCAGTCTGTGGCGAGTGCCGCGCCTGCAAGAAGGGCGAGCCAAAGTACTGCTTTAATACCCACAACGCCTCCGCCAAGATGTACCTGGCTGAGGATGATAAGGACGCAGGCGCCGAACTGACCCCTGCCTTGGGCATCGGCTCCTTTGCGGAGAAGACCCTCGTGCACGAGGGGCAGTGCACCAAGGTGGATCCGGAAGAGGATCCGGCGGCGGCGGGACTTTTGGGCTGCGGCATCATGGCTGGCTTGGGTGCGGCCGTCAATACCGCGGAAATCCAGCTCGGCGAGTCCGTGTCCGTCTTTGGTTGCGGCGGCGTCGGCACCGCAGCCATCGCCGGTGCGAAGCTGGCGGGCGCGGCCAAGATCATCGCCGTCGACATCGACGAGGCAAAGCTTGAGACCGCGCGTGAATTCGGCGCCACCGATGTCGTCAACTCTAAGGACATGAGTGAGGATGAGGTCATCGAGGCCGTACGCCAGCTAACCGGCGGCTTCGGCACCGACGTTTCCATCGACGCCGTGGGCATCCAGCCGACTTGGCGCCAGGCCTTCTACTCCCGCGACCATGCCGGCCGCATGGTGATGGTGGGCGTGCCTAACCTCACCGACCACGTCGATATCCCAGCCATCGACCTCTACGGCCGCGGCGGTTCCATCAAGCCGGCATGGTACGGCGACTGTTTGCCAGAGCGCGACTTCCCTGCATATGTGGCATTGCACCGCAACGGCCAGTTCCCGCTGGATAAGTTCGTATCCGAGCGCATCTCCTTGGACGAGGTCGAAGATTCCTTCGCCACCATGAAGTCCGGCAAGGTGCTGCGCTCCGTCGTTGAATTCGCATAG
- the rfbA gene encoding glucose-1-phosphate thymidylyltransferase RfbA encodes MKGIILAGGSGTRLYPITKGISKQLMPIYDKPMVYYPLSTLIQAGIREILIITTPDDSASFERLLGDGSQLGLMLSYAVQPRPEGLAQAFLIAEDFIGDDSVALVLGDNIFEGHGFATALGQCRDPEGGIIFAYEVSDPQRYGVVEFDAAGNALSIEEKPAQPKSNHAVVGLYFYDNSVVDIAKGIRPSARGELEITAVNEEYLRRGKLRVQRMQRGDVWLDTGTVDSMSEASAYVEVMQKRTGTVIGSPEVAAYREGFISRPALAALAEPLMKSGYGSYLLASARED; translated from the coding sequence ATGAAAGGCATCATCCTCGCGGGCGGTTCAGGCACACGCCTCTACCCCATCACCAAGGGCATCTCGAAGCAGCTCATGCCGATCTATGACAAACCCATGGTCTATTACCCGCTCAGCACCCTGATTCAGGCGGGGATTCGGGAGATCCTCATCATCACAACCCCCGATGATTCGGCGTCTTTTGAGCGCCTGCTTGGCGACGGCTCCCAACTAGGCCTCATGCTTTCCTACGCAGTGCAGCCACGTCCAGAGGGCCTAGCGCAGGCCTTCCTCATTGCGGAGGATTTCATCGGCGATGACTCCGTGGCCTTGGTACTGGGCGATAACATCTTCGAAGGCCACGGCTTTGCCACCGCCTTGGGCCAGTGCCGCGACCCCGAAGGCGGAATCATCTTCGCCTACGAGGTCTCCGATCCGCAGCGCTATGGCGTGGTGGAATTCGACGCGGCAGGCAACGCGCTGTCCATCGAAGAAAAACCAGCCCAACCCAAGTCCAATCATGCCGTGGTTGGTTTGTATTTCTACGATAACTCAGTAGTCGACATTGCCAAGGGCATCCGCCCGAGCGCCCGCGGCGAGCTGGAAATCACCGCCGTCAACGAGGAGTACCTGCGCCGCGGCAAGCTGCGGGTGCAGCGGATGCAGCGCGGCGACGTGTGGCTCGATACCGGAACGGTGGACTCGATGAGCGAGGCCTCCGCCTACGTCGAGGTGATGCAAAAGCGCACCGGCACCGTCATCGGCTCGCCGGAGGTGGCGGCCTACCGGGAAGGTTTCATCTCCCGCCCCGCCTTGGCCGCGCTGGCAGAGCCGCTGATGAAGTCCGGCTACGGCTCCTACCTGCTGGCCTCGGCGCGCGAGGATTAA
- the rfbD gene encoding dTDP-4-dehydrorhamnose reductase, with protein sequence MQVTKTAIEGLLFIELDVHGDNRGWFKENWQRAKMVDAGLPDFQPVQNNVSFNAAAGVTRGLHAEPWDKLVSVAHGKVFGAWCDLREGSETYGELVTHEVGPDTAVFVPWGVANGFQALEETAYSYLVNDHWSPEAEYTFVNLDMVEWPLDPTEISDKDRAHPQLADVTPMAPRKVLVTGANGQLGRALRKVLPNAEFCTREEFDITNPPQRPWRRYSAIINCAAYNDVNGAESDRARAWEVNALAPAKLARIAADNNLTFVHVSSDYIFDGETEVHTEEESPSPLSLYGASKAAGEASASVAPKHYVVRTSWVFGEGNNFIKTMAQLANKGIEPKVINDQRGRPTFAEDLAKGIAHLLETQAPYGIYNLSSGGDTVGRDELAMATFIGMGHDPAEVHSVSTAEYGVEPARRPSESTLDLSKIEATGFSPMNWRAALALYLALYPLD encoded by the coding sequence GTGCAGGTAACCAAGACGGCCATCGAGGGCCTACTGTTCATCGAGCTTGACGTCCACGGAGACAATCGCGGCTGGTTCAAGGAGAACTGGCAGCGCGCAAAGATGGTTGACGCCGGGCTGCCCGATTTCCAGCCGGTGCAAAACAACGTCTCTTTCAACGCCGCGGCGGGCGTGACCCGCGGTCTGCATGCCGAGCCCTGGGACAAACTGGTAAGCGTGGCCCACGGCAAGGTCTTCGGCGCGTGGTGCGATCTGCGCGAAGGCTCCGAAACCTATGGTGAGCTGGTCACCCATGAAGTAGGCCCCGATACCGCCGTCTTCGTCCCGTGGGGCGTGGCCAACGGCTTCCAGGCGCTTGAGGAAACCGCGTATTCCTACTTGGTCAACGATCATTGGTCACCTGAGGCGGAGTACACCTTCGTCAATCTCGACATGGTGGAATGGCCGCTCGATCCCACCGAAATCTCCGACAAAGACCGCGCGCACCCGCAGCTAGCGGACGTCACGCCCATGGCGCCGCGCAAGGTGCTGGTCACCGGCGCCAACGGCCAGCTGGGCCGCGCGCTACGCAAGGTACTACCGAACGCGGAGTTCTGCACGCGCGAGGAATTCGACATCACCAATCCGCCGCAGCGTCCTTGGCGCCGCTACAGCGCCATCATCAACTGCGCCGCCTACAACGACGTCAACGGCGCAGAAAGCGACCGCGCCCGCGCCTGGGAAGTCAACGCGCTGGCACCTGCCAAGCTGGCGCGCATCGCCGCCGATAACAACTTGACGTTTGTGCACGTCTCCAGCGACTATATCTTCGACGGCGAAACCGAAGTGCACACCGAGGAAGAAAGCCCTAGCCCGCTGAGCCTGTATGGGGCGTCGAAGGCGGCGGGTGAGGCGTCGGCAAGCGTGGCACCTAAGCACTATGTGGTGCGCACCTCGTGGGTCTTTGGCGAGGGCAACAACTTCATCAAAACCATGGCTCAGCTGGCAAATAAGGGCATCGAGCCGAAGGTCATCAATGACCAGCGCGGCCGGCCCACCTTTGCAGAGGACCTGGCCAAGGGCATCGCGCACCTGCTGGAAACCCAGGCGCCTTATGGCATCTACAACCTCTCCTCCGGGGGCGATACCGTGGGCCGCGATGAACTCGCCATGGCCACGTTCATCGGCATGGGGCACGACCCCGCCGAGGTCCACTCGGTCAGCACCGCGGAGTACGGCGTCGAGCCTGCCCGCCGGCCCAGCGAATCTACGCTGGATCTTTCCAAGATTGAGGCCACCGGCTTTAGCCCGATGAATTGGCGCGCCGCGCTAGCGCTCTACCTTGCGCTTTATCCTTTGGATTAG